A genome region from Erigeron canadensis isolate Cc75 chromosome 3, C_canadensis_v1, whole genome shotgun sequence includes the following:
- the LOC122593765 gene encoding probable inactive receptor kinase At5g58300, which produces MKLHSVEVQSLLFFVLLILPLITADLNSDKIALLNFAASVPQGRKLNWKNKTSVCTSWSGVSCNGRRVTTLRLPGIGLYGPIPPNTLGNLDALTILSLHSNFLNGSLPSDILSLPSLSDIYLNKNSFSGEIPSDLSSQLVTLDLSSNSFTGNIPDSIQNLTNLNTLNLQRNLLTGSVPDLQSSNLKNLNVSNNQLNGSIPTSLKKFPASAFGGNSGLCGSPLTQCVSPSPAPSPSPTPSPSPSPSPTPRASPSSSPPLPSPSTNVNIPPPRMRVPPAQRLPSQQKDNKKLSKGAVIAISVVSSSVLLLLLLTLLLFCAKKKEGVASGSKSKALGIGRIETPKEDFSSGVQEPAGRNKLVFFDRTSYKFDLEDLLRASAEVLGKGGYGTTYKAILGEGTMVVVKRLKEVVVGKRGFEQQMEIIGNVAKHPNVVPLLAYYYSKDEKLLIYDCATSGSLSSLLHGNRGSGRTLDWETRLKVALGTAKGIAHIHLANGGKLCHGNIKSANVLLDQDNQGHVTDFGLTPLMGIPTLPPRTSGYHAPEVIDSKKATQKSDIYSFGVLLLEMLTGKAPVQSSSAAGQDEVVDLPRWVQSVVREEWTAEVFDVDLIKYQNVEEEMVQMLQIAMTCVSKTPETRPKMDQVVRMIAEIRLLDHEYPQSSSQTP; this is translated from the exons ATGAAGCTGCATTCCGTTGAGGTTCAGTCTTTGCTGTTTTTCGTTCTGCTGATCTTGCCACTAATCACTGCTGATTTGAACTCGGACAAAATTGCCCTTCTGAATTTTGCTGCTTCTGTTCCTCAAGGTCGGAAACTCAACTGGAAAAATAAAACCTCAGTTTGTACATCATGGTCCGGTGTCAGTTGCAATGGCAGACGTGTAACTACTCTTCGGTTGCCTGGTATTGGACTCTACGGTCCTATTCCACCCAACACATTAGGAAACCTTGATGCACTTACTATCCTTAGTCTGCACTCTAATTTTCTTAATGGAAGTCTTCCATCTGATATTCTTTCCTTACCTTCTCTTAGCGATATATACCTTAACAAAAACTCGTTTTCTGGTGAAATACCTTCTGATCTCTCTTCACAACTAGTAACACTCGATCTTTCCTCCAACTCTTTCACTGGAAACATTCCTGACTCGATACAGAATTTGACAAATCTCAATACATTAAACCTTCAGAGAAACTTGCTCACTGGATCCGTTCCTGATCTCCAAAGTTCAAATCTTAAAAACTTGAATGTTAGCAATAACCAACTTAATGGATCGATTCCAACATCGTTAAAAAAGTTCCCTGCATCAGCCTTTGGTGGGAATTCCGGGCTTTGTGGGTCACCCCTTACCCAGTGTGTATCACCATCACCCGCACCCTCACCATCACCcacaccatcaccatcaccatcaccatcacccaCACCTAGagcatcaccatcatcatcaccaccattaCCATCACCCTCAACTAATGTAAATATACCTCCTCCACGAATGCGTGTTCCTCCTGCCCAAAGATTACCTTCTCAACAAAAGGACAACAAGAAACTAAGCAAAGGCGCTGTAATTGCCATTTCCGTGGTTTCTTCTTCTGTGCTATTGCTTCTTCTTTTAACACTACTACTATTCTGTgcaaaaaagaaagaaggtGTAGCAAGTGGGAGTAAAAGTAAAGCTTTAGGCATAGGGAGAATCGAAACGCCTAAAGAAGACTTTAGTAGTGGGGTGCAAGAACCAGCTGGGAGGAACAAGTTAGTTTTCTTTGACAGAACATCTTATAAGTTTGATCTTGAAGACTTACTTAGAGCGTCTGCTGAAGTTCTTGGAAAAGGAGGTTATGGCACCACTTATAAAGCGATTTTAGGAGAAGGGACAATGGTGGTTGTAAAAAGACTAAAAGAAGTTGTCGTTGGAAAAAGAGGATTTGAACAACAAATGGAGATTATTGGGAATGTTGCAAAACATCCAAATGTAGTTCCTCTTCTTGCTTATTACTATTCAAAAGATGAAAAGCTACTTATTTATGATTGTGCAACATCGGGTAGCTTGTCATCGCTATTACATG GTAACAGGGGTTCAGGAAGAACGCTCGACTGGGAAACTAGACTAAAAGTTGCTCTAGGAACAGCAAAAGGAATAGCACACATTCATTTGGCAAATGGAGGAAAACTATGTCATGGAAACATCAAATCTGCCAATGTACTTCTCGATCAAGACAACCAAGGACATGTAACAGATTTCGGGCTAACTCCTCTTATGGGCATTCCTACTCTGCCTCCTAGAACATCAGGCTACCATGCACCTGAAGTAATAGATTCCAAAAAAGCCACTCAAAAGTCCGATATCTACAGCTTTGGAGTTCTATTACTTGAAATGCTGACTGGGAAAGCACCAGTCCAGTCATCATCTGCCGCGGGTCAAGATGAAGTAGTGGACCTCCCAAGATGGGTTCAGTCCGTTGTCAGAGAAGAATGGACTGCTGAGGTATTTGATGTGGACCTTATTAAGTATCAAAATGTAGAAGAAGAAATGGTTCAGATGCTTCAAATAGCCATGACTTGTGTGTCTAAAACACCTGAAACGCGACCAAAAATGGATCAAGTGGTTAGAATGATAGCCGAAATCAGGTTGTTGGATCATGAGTATCCTCAATCTTCAAGCCAAACGCCATGA